The sequence TCGTCGTACCGCCCTCCTCCACAGAGCTGATTCCCTTCTCGATCATAAATCTCAAATATCAAGCCGGTGTAGTAGTGGAGACCACGGCCAAGCGCACCATCGATGGTAATGCACGTGGACGGCACCGCATGCGCTTCTAACAGTTCAAGAATGGCTTGCAACTCACGAAACGCCACCGAATCGACACCGAGCAGATCGGCCAATTGCGGCATTGCCTGATCAGGCGAACCACCAATTGCTGCCAGACGCACCAGACGATCGAGGGCCGCGTCAACCAGTGGTTGCTCATCAGCACGTCGTAATGTGCGGAGCAAGCGTTGTATGACCTCTGACGGGCTCCTGGTACCGGTACGGAGATCGATCTGCATGGCCGCCAGCACTCGCTCAAGCCAGACAACTGCCTGTTCATCATCAATCCCGACCGGTAACTCAAGACCCTCTGGCGGTGTCCCAAGGTTCGCCAGCACCCGTTCGCGCACCGGTGCTATTCCTTCAGCGCGCAACCGTTCGAGACTCCAAATCAATAATCCACGGGTACGTTCAGGTAGGTTGAAACGGCTCAGCAACTCACGCGCCAAACCAATGTGGCCGATCCGCACTGTGTAATCGGTTACGCCTACCGCAGCTAGACCTGCACAAGCCAGTGCGATCACCTCGGCATCGGCACGTGGTGGCAGCCCACCAATAATCTCGCCACCTACCTGCGTGAACTGGCGATAAGTGTGGCGTTGTGGACGCTCATAGCGAAATACCGGCCCAGCATAGCTCAAGCGCAAGGGTAACGGCTGATCCTGCATCCCGGCCACATACGCCCGCAGCACCGAAGCTGTCCACTCCGGTCGCAACGCCAGATCGCGCCCACCAAAGCTAAACTCGTAAACCTTACCAACTAAATCTTCACCTAATTTACGGAGATAGAGTTCTCGATGCTCAATTATCGGTGTATCGAGCATCTGAAAACCATAAGCGGACATCGTCCGTTCTAATATCGTCTGAATATGTCGGCTTAGCGTGTATTCTGCCGGTAATACATCACGCATGCCGCGCACAAGATCAACGGTCACAACACCTCCCATACCCGATCCATACTCTTCCTTTCAATTGTAACCGAAGGCATGGTATTCGTGTTGACCTAACCAGAGGAAGAGGGGAGTGAGCAATGAGCGAGAGGGATGGGTTCGCAACCATCTTCGACCCATCCCTGTTCTTCGTCTAGAAGAGAACGGAAGTTGGGGAAGGAAGAGAGCTTTTCACCGCTTACTTCCTACACTGCCCACCGCAACATGCAGGCCGGAGGCTCACACTCCTATGCAACTGCGTAGTTAGGGTTTCCTGGGCCAGGCGTATTCCGCCGCATAGGCACTGAACACGTAGAAATCCCCTGCTATCTACAGATGCATGGGGGAACGCTACTCGTTGTGCCCCTCATCCACAGATTTTCCACAAGTTTTCCACATTAACTGCACGAAGAACTTCTAGGACGTAAACCTGCATATCCTGGCAGAGACGTGCGATAGCCCCTACGGTTCTCTAATGCAATTCACCTGCCGTAGACGCTATGTGACCTCATTGTCATCTGAACGAACGATCTGGCTCGTTCAGCGCCCGACCAGATCGCGCACGGTGCTGAGCAAATTGGTGAGATTACCCGTCTTCGGCACGTAGGCATCAAAACCCTGGGCCACAAACTCACCCGGCGTCTTCTCTGTACGGGCAGTGTGGGCGATGATCGGGCATGTAACCCCCATCGCTCGCAGATCACGTAATACCATCAGACCATCGCGGTCGGCCATACTAATATCGAGAACGATGACATCAGGGGCAAATTCCCGCACCTTCGCCAGCGCCTCGGCGCCACTCCCCACCGAGAGTACCTCGTGTCGGCCGACATGACGGAGCACACGTTCAAACATCGAACGGGCCGTATAGACATCATCGACAAGGAGAATTCTGGCCATCGTTCCCCGCTCCTTCGCTAGACACCATCACCGATGACAATTAGCCGACTCCATTGACGGCTTGCCAGCATGTTACAGAGGCAAATCCCCACCTGCCCGTGTGCGCGGTAACGAGAAGAAAAAGATACTGCCCTTCCCCAATTCACTCTCTAGCCACATCCGTCCGCCATGCAATTCAACCAGCCAGCGACAGATCGAGAGACCAAGCCCGGTACCGGCGTGCTGACGGGTATCCGCGTGTTCGATCTGCTCAAACTGTTGGAAAACACGTTCCTGATCTGCGGGTGCAATCCCAATTCCGGTATCACGCACCCATAAGATCACCTCATTACTATCGGCGCGGGCACCAACCGCAATTTCACCCGAATGGGTAAACTTACAGGCATTCGAGACTAGATTGAGCAGGACTTGCCGCACCCGCACTTCATCAGCAAACACCGTCGGTAAGGGTTCGCAGTATTCACGGCGCAGTTGAATGGGGCGGTCGTTGATCAATGCCTGTGCAGTACGTATGGTCTCTTCAAGCAAGGGCAGTAATTGTAGATTTGTCTTATTAAGTTCAAGCTTACCGGCTTCAACTTTCGCCAGATCGAGAATATCGTTGATTAAGCCGAGCAGGTGCTGGCCACTACGCCGAATCTCGGCAATATCTTGCAAGATCTGTTCGTCGAGCTTGACATCGCCGTACATTTCAGGATGTTCCAGAATAGCCGTACTAAAACCGATAATAATATTGAGCGGAGTACGCAACTCGTGCGACATCGTTGCCATAAAGTTCGACTTCGAGCGATAGGCTGCTTCCGCTGCTGCCCGTGCCTCTTCAAGCGCCAGGGTTGTGCGGTAGAGTTGTTCATTAAGAAGATCACGCTCTAACAACGCTCGCTCAAGACTCGCCTGGGTTTCACGCAATAACTGCTCACGCCGTTCCGATTTTTGCGCTGTATCGATTGCCCAGCTTATCGTACCCCGCACTACATAGGCCGCCGCCCAACTGAGAGTCGCTGCTCCCAACAAAAGTGCAATCTGAAAGAGAAGCTGACCGATAACCTCAAACCAAGTTGGTCGAGGCTGACCGATCAGATCGGCGCCGAGAAGTAGGATCAAGTAGAGCAGAATTGCTGCCTGCGTAGCCCGAAACGGCGCCCGCGAAGACACCATAATGCCGGCGGCAAAGACACCGAGGACTGAAAGATATAGGAAGATGTTGTTAACAAAACCAAAAGCAGCACAGCTCAATACCGGTAAGAGGGTCAAGGCTGTTACAACAGTCACACTGGCCTTATGCAAATCGCCCCGTCGTCGAAAACGATCACTCACCACCAGAAAGCTCATCAGCAATAGAATGATCGCGTAAGGCCAGAAATTACCATCCCACCGGTTAAGGAGCAAGAGACCAATTGCAGCACCTGCCAATGTAGCCAACAAGACCAACATTGGAGGAAGGATATCGGCGACCAACCCCTCATCGGGGGTTGCCACTGGTGTGCGGGAAGGGTGGATCGAGCGCGCAACCATTAATCTTTATCCTTCTGGATACTCTGTTTTGTCCATATATTATATGGCAATCGTCGTATTTTGAGAAGGCAGCCTGCGGATGCGGAGATTGAAAGATGATGAAAAAAAACGCACACGATGTTCAGATTTATTAGGTAGGAGTTTTCAAAGTTTTCATCCTACCCATCAGACGTGAGGAGTGAGGGATGTGTCGCGAGGAGTGAGCGGGATGTCCGCAGCGTGGGCAACGGCGCGCTACGTTCCGCGCCGCCAATGGTCTACGATCGGAGCCATGGTTGTGCGCCGATGATGCCCGTGAGCGTGTGGTAGGGACGGGTTTGGAACCCGCCCCAATGGCGTGCTCCTACGACGGGATCTGTTCCACCACTGCCACGACAGGATGCGGGGCGACGGCCTGCGCTCTCAGATGACTACGTGAGTTGGGGCATTCTGAGAATCGCTCGCGGCACGCCGTTTGTTCACTGATAAGGAGCCGTCATGACACTAAAAGATGAAATCTCTGCAATCGTATGATACCGTCTCCAGTCTTACGGCTCCCGCTGGCACGATGGGTAGCGGGGAAAAACAGAGGTCGCCGACAATCTTGCCGACAGAAACCCTCTAAAAATAGCGGCTGAGGTTCTCAAAGATTTGTGCAATATCGCCGGTATCACCCACCACGACAATGGTACGGCTAAACTCGGCAATCACATCAAGTACCTGCCGATCCGCGTCACTCCCGTAGGCAACCGGGAAGATAGAGATTCCGCTCTCATCAAACGCATTGCGGAGCTGATCCAAAGACATCTGGCTCGCGTTATCTGCACCATCTGACAGCAACACAATCGCCCGGATTCGATCATCCTCCGCTGGCGGCAGCGCTTCCAGCGTCTGCCGGGCCAGTTCGAGGGCATCGAACAGCGCGGTGCGTCCTGATGCCCGCATCTCCTGCACCGCCGTTTGGATCGCAATCCGGTTTTCACTCAAGGGCGCCATTGGTACCACCAGCCGCGCCTTCGAGTCAAACGTGATCAAACCCAAACGGTCTTCCGGCAAAATGCGTAACAAGAAGGTCTCAATGCCCGCCTTCACCATCGTCAGCTTGTCGCCTTCCATCGAGCCAGAGGTATCAACGACCAACAGAATATCTGCCCGCTTGCGATTGAGCTTCCAAGCGTCCTTGATGGCGACAATCACCTCGGCAGAAGGGACCGCTAATACTGTCTGCACTCCCTGCGGGTCAGCGCCAAAGGCCGGAC comes from Chloroflexus sp. Y-396-1 and encodes:
- the hisZ gene encoding ATP phosphoribosyltransferase regulatory subunit, which produces MTVDLVRGMRDVLPAEYTLSRHIQTILERTMSAYGFQMLDTPIIEHRELYLRKLGEDLVGKVYEFSFGGRDLALRPEWTASVLRAYVAGMQDQPLPLRLSYAGPVFRYERPQRHTYRQFTQVGGEIIGGLPPRADAEVIALACAGLAAVGVTDYTVRIGHIGLARELLSRFNLPERTRGLLIWSLERLRAEGIAPVRERVLANLGTPPEGLELPVGIDDEQAVVWLERVLAAMQIDLRTGTRSPSEVIQRLLRTLRRADEQPLVDAALDRLVRLAAIGGSPDQAMPQLADLLGVDSVAFRELQAILELLEAHAVPSTCITIDGALGRGLHYYTGLIFEIYDREGNQLCGGGRYDDLVGALGGRQPTPAVGFAYGLERVMAAAAIEDKDAPQTILVAAVHDDDYPYALRVAGRLRASGYTVVLDVRRRSVKDNLRDATRRHFTAAVIVGADERAGEYIVWRDLATRTEQRIPFAALGGKV
- a CDS encoding response regulator gives rise to the protein MARILLVDDVYTARSMFERVLRHVGRHEVLSVGSGAEALAKVREFAPDVIVLDISMADRDGLMVLRDLRAMGVTCPIIAHTARTEKTPGEFVAQGFDAYVPKTGNLTNLLSTVRDLVGR
- a CDS encoding ATP-binding protein, with the translated sequence MVARSIHPSRTPVATPDEGLVADILPPMLVLLATLAGAAIGLLLLNRWDGNFWPYAIILLLMSFLVVSDRFRRRGDLHKASVTVVTALTLLPVLSCAAFGFVNNIFLYLSVLGVFAAGIMVSSRAPFRATQAAILLYLILLLGADLIGQPRPTWFEVIGQLLFQIALLLGAATLSWAAAYVVRGTISWAIDTAQKSERREQLLRETQASLERALLERDLLNEQLYRTTLALEEARAAAEAAYRSKSNFMATMSHELRTPLNIIIGFSTAILEHPEMYGDVKLDEQILQDIAEIRRSGQHLLGLINDILDLAKVEAGKLELNKTNLQLLPLLEETIRTAQALINDRPIQLRREYCEPLPTVFADEVRVRQVLLNLVSNACKFTHSGEIAVGARADSNEVILWVRDTGIGIAPADQERVFQQFEQIEHADTRQHAGTGLGLSICRWLVELHGGRMWLESELGKGSIFFFSLPRTRAGGDLPL